One Betta splendens chromosome 5, fBetSpl5.4, whole genome shotgun sequence genomic window, GGAGGGAAGGCAGGACgggaggcaggagagggagTCACATGGGGCCTGGGGAAGGCAGCGAATGAGGTTCCTATTGTCTGAATCCTCTCACTGtcaaggaagagaggaaggtaTGGTTTAATGTGAGGGTGAGCAAGCTGCAGACGGAGGATCCGATacaggatggatggaaggagtgTGAAAAAACACAGGCAACCGAGGCTCAACGATTGATCCAAAGCTTCCTTAATGATGAGAAAAGATCTTAATTGCGACGGCGCGCAGTCAATTGGAGAGCGTGTCTGACGCGCTCTTCTTCGATAGGTTAGCGTGAAGCCCTCCTCTGCACAGCCTGTCTCTCACCAGCGCATCCCGTCACTTACTGTACGTCTGTCACGCCGCTCTCTGTTCCAGCCGCTCGTTGGGACGATCCCTTCGATTCATTCTCGCCTTGTACTTCCAGGTGGTTTATAGGCTTCCCATCGAAGACGCAACTAAAGATGCTTTTTGCTCATATGAACCTCTAAATGAAGTTAAAGATGATTAATGTTCCCCATTCTTAGAAAATGTACAAGATCTCCttactctctcctctcctcatctcagTTCTCCACTAATAACATTTTCTTCACCATCTCCCTCTATCTCCCAAGCTCTGTAATCTGATTGTTCCCCCAATGATTGTGCTGTTATTGAGTTCCCTGGATCATACATATGTATAAGTCCAACACAATACTTAATCCATCTTCTGCTGTGTCCTACCAAACAGGAAACTCATTTCTAAATTGAGGAAACACTAATGTAAAGGTTCCTCACCTAATGCTTCACTATTTGGGGGACCTTAATGGGCTGGAAGCTCTAACTGATCTCAGGAGCGATCTCGCTCATGCTTTTGCATCAGCTTTTTGCATTAAACATAGCTTCAGTCTGCCGTGGCCTGTATCCATCAATGTCAGAGGAAGGATGGGGTTAAAACGCTGCATTATTCTGTGCATCAAGCTTTTCTCGTTGTGTTGCTCAGAGTGAAAGCAtcatgtgtttgtgaacatgcgCCGTAGCCGCCTCCTCATCACCCCAGCAACATCcctttggctgttgctgcaaaACGCTCGGCTCTCGCTGTAACCTGAGCGAATCCAGGCTCGGGCGCAAGAAAAGCACCAAGCTGTATTTTTCaaactgcagcctcctctgaccTTATTGCAAATATTTACTGGTTTGCAAAAATTCTATAGCTTATAGATTTCATGTCAGGAGAAGAGTATCTGATATTTCATCTAACAAATCCTCACCTTTTGAATGGATTTGCTGTCAAGCACAAAAAATCTCCTATTTATGCTAATTGGAAGTCCATCTATTTATTGGCTTGTTTTGGCATTTTATTACATTCGTGGTACAAAAGAAGAAGCTTTCTCTCCGCACTCATCACCCTCTACTCAATCGATGTTTCTTCAAGGTGCTGACTGTCTGAgatcccccacccccccacccctcccaaAGACCTCAGACCCTGGCATAAAATAATTTCTGCGCCCCATGCAGTTGACCCCGTAAGTTAGGGCGAGGTTCACGGGGCGATGTTGCTTCTGAAGATGTTTAAGGATTATGATGATGGTGCCGGTTCGAGCTCTGCGCCATCAGCTAGAGGAGTGATTAGGGCTGCACCAGCAGAGTGTGAGCCTGACAGATGGCAACACATGGAGCTGGCTGACAGCACTGCTGACAGCGCATTCACAGGAAGTCCCTATCTTGCATGCACTGTACGCGCTGTTTGTTGCTGTACTTATTCTGATGTTTCTCCGCCGTCGACTGTAGCCTATTCCGACTTGTCAGCGGCAAAGTCAAAGTCAGCTCACAAACAATTTGCAGACTTAGAATTCGCGAGACCACTGCGTCGGCCTCCTGCGATGGCACCAgaacaatttatttattaacgCCGTGTTGATTTTGGTGGTTTAATCTATTTCTTCGGGGATCAATACGATTTCGGGTGCTTTCTCCGAATCCGTCAGCTGTAGTTACAGAATCGTCTCTACAGTCGCGAGAATGAACGACTAGCAGTTATAGACACATTAATTGAAAGATTAGGTGCGTTCGAAGTTTTATTGAGTGCTGCACTGTTTCCTAAATAGAACTATGGGGTTGTTATTAGGTTGAGTGACTGATGAAAGACGTGCTTGCCTGTTCTGCCGCCCTGTGTGTGAATAAAGGGAGACAGAAACAATCCCTGCATGAGTACAGACAAAGATCTGATCCTGTAGTTATTGCAAATTGctactttcatttatttatttgtttgttttgcatcgTGCGAGACCTAATCCAGCTGCACCCTCAGGGGAagtgcatgtaacccctctgagtGGTTGTAATACCTCTCCTTGTCACTTTGTGACAGCTCGAAGTCGGAATGCATGTAAATGCGTGTGTCGACATATGTGCATGCGGATGGGCAGGAGGATGCGAGCCTGGCAGTGATGTGATTGATGAGACATGAAAGAGAGCAGGGGAAGATTTCCAGTCAATCACTGTGAATAACCACCGAGGCTGTGGATTAAAGGCAGAAAGCTGTCTGACCAAACAAAGGCTCACATCCATTACCTTACGTGGAGAGTTGTTTTGCTCTCTGGAGCAACACTGACAACAAAATTAAAGTGCGTTAACAAAAATagacagttttgttttcttgaatACAGGAGATGAAACATAGGAACATCTAACAACTCGGATGATGGTGGAAATAAAAATCGTGTGAGATAAACAGCTGCCACGGGGCGGCCGGGGTTTAGGGCCACAGTAGAGTTTTGGTTACATTTTACAGAACGCCTCCTTCAACAGGATGTGATGTCCCTTCCAAAAAATAAATCCGTTTCAGAACCTGGTCAGAGTTTGTTTAGGGTAAATGAAAGCCAATGGCCGTTTTCTGTGATTTTCTGTGTCCATCTAATTAACAGATGATGATCACACTGTTTGGGCCACGTCTGAAACATGTGATGCCAGTTTTCTAGTTCTGGGGAATGTGTTGTGAAAATACAAATGTTGTCTCGTATCTCTCTTTCTGGCAGGTCCAAGGGTTGGAGAAGCAGGTGGAGTTCTCAGACCTGGGCCCGGTGGGCTCAGTGGTGAAGACCCTTCCCTACGGCATGGGTGGAGGCCCATCTGGAGGAATGACGGGAGGAGTCGTCAAGCCTCCCTATCAAACCCGCATCTTCTCCACTTCTATCGACCAGACGCCCATGAAATCCAAGCCGCCCACCTACAGTTTCTTTAACCCGTATGACTCAGCCCGGAACCAGTCCCTGCTCCTGGACCAGACAGGCTACCGCTCTAAGCGCAAGCCTCCGCTAAAGACAGCCATGAAGACCAAGAAGATCTTTGGCTGGGGAGATTTCTACTTCAATGTCAAGACCATGAAGTTCAGCTTGCTGGTAACGGGGAAGATTGTGGATCACATCAACGGGACGTTCACCGTTTACTTCCGGCACAACTCGTCCAGCCTGGGGAACGTGTCGGTCAGTATCGTGCCACCAACCAAAGTAGTGGAGTTTGAGGTCCTGCCGCCTCAGCAGCTGCACCCCCACACCCAGCAGGACGTCCAGATCCACGAGACCCAGCAGTCTACCATCGACCCCAAGGAGGCAAAGACCTTTAACTGTCGAGTGGAGTATGAGAAAACCAACAGGTCCAAGAAGCCCAAGCCCTGCCTGTATGACCCATCTCAGACCTGCTTCACAGAGCACACCCAGTCCCAAGCTGCCTGGCTCTGTGCCAAACCCTTCAAGGTCATCTGCATCTTCATCTCCTTCTTTAGCATCGATTACAAGCTGGTTCAAAAGGTGTGTCCGGACTATAACTTCCAAAGTGAGCACCCTTACTTTGGATAGGCAACGAGACTGGACATAAAAGAGAATAAAGAGACAAtgttaataatgatgataatagtGATAACGATGGAAACGATAGTCATATTGATTATGATGAAGATGCGGGGGACATTTTTTGGGGCTCTAAAGTGCTGTGACTTGTGGATTTAAATCAAGTATAATCAGAATATTGGACGGTTAGGATATGGCTGATTTCTCTGACTTATTTTTCAACTTTGTATTCATTACCTTTTcgtttttgtttggtttgtttctgtAAATAATGTACTCAACCTCAGCGAACCCATTGTTTTGGACCTCTGTTATTACGTTTTTGCAGTTGGAGAATCAGGTGAGAACAGCTGGAATGGGTGCGATGCCCTTCGACTCCTGGGCGAGCCTCTGAGGCCGCTGTACTGTGCCGTCACTGCATGGCAGACATAAGGTTACGGTAGACTGACTGTTAATCATCCTCTCAGCTCTACATTTCAAACCCTGGATATAAGAGAGTTACATGTATGAGAAATGCTATGCTggatacaatatactgtatgaaaaagCACATTAAAATCTCTTAAATGGTCTGTCTTTTACTGGGTGAATGTGTTCCTCCGGAGCAAGAAGCACAACTGCAGGGCACAGACTTTGCAGCATGTTCGTGTTATCTAACCGAGCGAGAACACCATTATGAGTTAAGTTACACTCTCCTCTGATTAGGAATTTAAGCCCACGCTTTCTGTGAAGATATGGAGTTTTAATTTTCCAAAATGTACTGACAGAAAGTTGGTTATGGATTGAATTTCAACATAAAAACGAACCGTGAAACATTCTCCAAATGAAGATAATGTTTGACTCCTGTGTACAGTAATAGAATCCACGGGACATATCTGATATTTTTAATTACATATATCCTCAAACTGAGAGGAAATGCTATTGAAAGTAATATGACTGACATATTTGTGCTTGTTTGATCAAACAAAATAAGTATTGTATACCTGAGCAAACATTCACTTGCACCTAAACCTCCAGGTGCTTCTGCTCATTGTATTGactgctgcatcacagctgccACTGTTATAATCTTAGCCACCTAATAGTAAGTGGGAATTTTTCTCTATAGCTGCTTTCTTCACCATAAAAATATGAGCTCATGGTAAAATGGGGAGAGATAGTGCCTGACTGACTAAAAATATTTATGCATCCATATTAGGGGTTAAAGGTGAAAGAAAAAATTGCCTCCTTCTCCttgatgaaattaaaaaaaacacacctccAACACCCATCCCCCTTCCAACATttagtctgtctgtctttcttcctTGCTCTCAGACTTCCTTTTTTATCTCAGTGCAGTCGCTGGCTCTTTACTCTTCACACTTTTGATCTGACATTAATGGCGCGCACAATTTcattagaaaaacacacagtcgATGCAAATTGAATCCTTTTACTCCAGCTTGAAATCGTATAATACTCTTGATTAATGACATTGAGATGGAGGTCCATGTATCTCACAACAGTTGCTGTGGACAGTCTGGACGCTGAAAGTGATGGCATCGCCACCATAACACAAGTTGTTGCAGATGGATCCTTATGTAaccctttactgtatgtgtgattgtacatcagtgtttgtttgtgtgtgagtatgcatgtgtgtgagatcTGATTATCATtaagtttgtctctgtgtgtatgtctTGGTATGTTCTTcagaattaataaaaacatacaataaattGTAAATGAAGTCCACAATAGTAAATGTTTGTGGGGATTCTCAGTTTTACAGGTCAAGCTTGTTACTGGGTGGAAACTGGAACTTAATACTATATGTCTACGTGTAGAACTGAACATCAGTTTAAAAGTGCTGGTACCGCATATctaaaatatagaaaaatgCTTATATTAAAGACTGTGAAGTATAAAATGGTCATACTTAGGCCATAGTGTGCTTAAGACATCAAACAAgctcataaaataaaaaaatagatcaTGTGTCTATTGATTTGGAATAATTAAatttagtattagtattaaagATTCAGAGTGACAGACATCCATTAATATTGGAATATGTGTTAACCTTGAAATCACTAAAGGACATCAAGCAGTAAAAGACTAAAGCTACATGTGACTTTAACAATGTGACTTTTGAACTTTTAGACACAGATTCCTTTATCAATAGCTACACAACAGGAAGTCACGAGggaaataaatgaacaagaacATACATTAGAACAACATACCACACATCCTAGTTAGTTAAATCTGGGAAGTGGCAGTTCTTGGACAGTACAC contains:
- the LOC114855884 gene encoding neurexophilin-2, with the protein product MQLLGWSLVVLGQWILHKVQGLEKQVEFSDLGPVGSVVKTLPYGMGGGPSGGMTGGVVKPPYQTRIFSTSIDQTPMKSKPPTYSFFNPYDSARNQSLLLDQTGYRSKRKPPLKTAMKTKKIFGWGDFYFNVKTMKFSLLVTGKIVDHINGTFTVYFRHNSSSLGNVSVSIVPPTKVVEFEVLPPQQLHPHTQQDVQIHETQQSTIDPKEAKTFNCRVEYEKTNRSKKPKPCLYDPSQTCFTEHTQSQAAWLCAKPFKVICIFISFFSIDYKLVQKVCPDYNFQSEHPYFG